The following nucleotide sequence is from Harmonia axyridis chromosome 5, icHarAxyr1.1, whole genome shotgun sequence.
ctgtatctcttgaacggaaacagttatgcacaatctgattagaccaacttgagtttcacgaaaaagtaggacaggaacgtggaaaccgcaaggctctatcttgaataacaagcgagaaacctggctgtctcacccaaaatgggatgcactgtacagtacACGTCTGTTGAACTGACGGAAATTGTCGATTTTTACCACCAATTCTTCACTAAAAAGTCAACCCTGAGACCACTCTCCTCTAGAACTCGAAATTCAGGCAAAATATGATAGCCCGCTGTAAGTTCTCCTGGCACATGCTAGCAAAGAGGTAATGGGTCCAAATGAAAAACGTAGATTTAGGTTgaataattcacaattttattCAAGTTTGTCATAACATTTTAAATTGGTCATAGACACACAAATTACTGAGTAATTATTGTACCTAATAGTGAGCAAATAAGGTAATACTGTACAGGTTGGGAACGAATTATTTTTAATCATCTCCTCCAGTCATGACTTCCATGAATTCTGTAAAAAAATTAGgttaaaattaataatgagtgaaactcaagaaatattatatgtGGCGGATTAATTAAAAAGTAGTTCTATTATAAAAATGTTTGAGTAATATCAAAGTACAGGTTGACGATATTTTGATAATTAGCCCTgcatattttgaattgatatgaaTGAGAAGAACCAGAGAAGCAGTGATATCAGGAGATTTTGGTTGTTTTTTTATTCTTATCtactttttttcgaaatttcactTTGCCTCTATAGAGCAAAGAGGTACCATGTTCCAAAAACACAATTATGCAGGAAAGCAGAAATACTGAATTTTTTAACTCATAATTAGCTACAGGTAAGttcaagaattcaatatttctgtaCTCCTGCACAAATCTGTATTTAGCGCTTGATCCTTTTTTcaactttcaattttcaactCATTAAATATTAGTTAAAAAATTCAGTATATCTGCTCTCCTTGACAATTCTGTATTTGGCGATTTTTTGCTGTACAGGCCGACATGTAGgggttttcaattcaatatatgTACTTGATTCAGACTTCTGATCACAAAATCTAGAGAGACTAAACTTCCTGGTCAGTATTATGCCAAGAAAATATAAGATGACAAAATAAAACCATGCCattaatttcgttttttttcaagaaactaCCAGAAATGTTGAATTGATATACATTTCGACAGTCTGGCAGCAACAAAGGCATTGAGgtcacatatcatcaattcttagTTGGTATTGAAGTGTCGaaggaaactcaatgaaatagtcTGTTTGGTCTGAGTTCCCGATTACTTGGGAAtaatcaaagaaatgaaaaggCCAATCTTTACCAGAAAATTCTACcattggcccagaacctttctgtggtataacTAAATGTATCTACAAGAAAAAggaaaaggaaaaaaccgaaagagaaacactatGTCGGAATCTTCCTGGATTGGATCATGCCAAAAAGTTTCTACCAAACTTTGATAATACGAAATCTAAGAAGTATCAGGATCTCAgcaaaaatatgctacacctcctcagtGGACTTCTTACAGGGCATTGCCGTCTCAGAAAGCACCTcgtgagaatgagtctagcagaaaacgacgaggaCAAATTctatggggaggaggaagaTACTCCGGATCAgctggtgatggaatgcctcgccatcgaaaaaatgttttgggCAAGAAACTTATAGACATGAAAAAGTAGTCATTGAAGCTATACCAGCTAGAGatgttcattagaactctggaactgggaAACGAACTGTAGAACAGAACGAGAACAGCTCTGATAGGGAACagaatagaccataaggtcgcaTCGCAATGAAAACTAAACCCCCCCTTAAAATTGCTGCAATCTACAGTTATTCATCGAACCCAATGGTTCAAGAAAAATCTCGGATCAAAATACGAAAAAGAGAAAATAAGAGAAATAAAACGTCATTTTGTTGCTATCAGGGGTTCGTTTGATATCCAACATAAAAATATCACAATTGACAACCACGTCTCTGAAAAGCTTTTAATTCAGGAGATCATCGTACTCCTCAATGAAGCAGTGATGTTAATTCTGAGGAACTcgcatttttatttatgtttaatTCATTCTCAATTATGAATATGatcaatatttcattcttttAAGGTGGTCTTTTCGATATTTTAACTTTTTATGACTTCATACTGAACTGATAtaagatattatcaagattaaaataataaaatcgcgACAATTCATTTTAAGCATCTACTAGtagaagaatatttatttaagtACACCACTTACCGTCGAAATCAACAGTTCCAGATCCGTCTGTGTCAATTTCTGTGATGATCATGTCCAATTCATCGCTTGTCAAGTTGTCATCCAGTTCTTTCAGAATTTCTTTCAGAGTACTGGTAGTGATGTAACCATTACCTAATAACATTATTGTTGAGTATTGTGTGGgaatatatgaaaatatttcgattacCTTCTTTGTCATATAATCTGAAAGCTTCTTTCAGTTCCTGTTGCATAGCCTCAGCATCTTCTTCAACCATGAACCTTGAGGCAAGTGTTATGAATTCCTCGAATTCCAGCTCTCCAGatcctacaaaaaaaattattggtgaaatttgaataattcaagaatCAATagagatatttattatttctgagaAATAGTTCTAATATCTTTTCGaatttatttcttataatttttctCCAGAATTACTTAATGGTTTTTATCAACATATATTTAGTTGTTGACATGATGAAGATGATTTGCATATTGCAACAAACTCAGCAAAATAATCCAACAGATATTTTTTGCAATATTAGTTTGAGTTTTTatcaaaaacactgcaaattttacactatggaaGATCATTTCATTCTCATGGAATATCATAATCCTTGAAAAaggagaaaataaataatttccaatAAATATCACAATGATTGTACAATATTATCGccttcaaatatttatatttactatGAATAGGGAATAATATGACTCAATTCGTTATGCgataaataattatcaaaatgttATGTTATCTAATTAATTGCAAAacgaaactgaaaatttcagggttgcttaaaaaatgtttttcttgaCAGTATCCAAAAGTTAATAATTGGAGATATTAATCCAAACTGGATTTTCAAGTTCGATGTTACTGTCCAAAGTTGATTCATTTTGGTGAGaggtataataaataaaataaattttgttacTCGAGAAAAAGAGGGAATAAAAGTAGCAACAATAATTCTTTAGTCATTATTCCTCATTCAAATAGTTTATGACATTATAGTGAAACAAGTGTTATAATCGTAGACAAACCATTTGATATACGATGTTACACTTTGGATACACAATGAAATTAAATGAGTTCCCACTTCCTGACCTGATTGAtgatttatatatacatattcaaCTCACCATCAGCATCCACTTCAGCTATGATTTCATTAAGCATCTGATCAGTAGTGTTGATTCCTAACATTCCAAGAATAGTTCCAATCATCACTGTACCAATACTGCCTTTCTTCTCAACATCGAATGTGTCGAAGGCATTTTTCAAAACTAGAAAtattaaaacaataaatttcCAAAAGATGATCTCTTGCAGTATATAAACTTGTTGAAAAATACTTACGAGCAATCTGCTCCTTGCTTAGATCGTCCTAGAAAATAAAAATGGTTCAAGTCACTCAATAATAGTTCCATTTCAGTATTtgagagaaaaaattatatggagTACTTAAGAATGAAGAAgcaatttctgaaatattgtagGTACACTTTCGATTATTCAATCTTGAAGTCATTTCCATATAAtttgataagaaaaaaattccatcTTACCGAAGACATGACTTTTGAGTTATGGTCAACACAGGCTACTCCACAAATCTCAGTGAACTGGTTGGGTTTGGTGCTAATCTTTTTATAAAACCCAACATTCTAGTAATAGACGACATGCCTTACGTTTGTAATTAACAGTATTCATATTTTCACGTCTAGGTCCCAGTCTGAAATTCAACATACAGAGGGGTACTCTCatttttccaaaaacacaaAGTTTTGATGCAAGTTCTACACGTGTATCGTGTTTTTCAGGAATCGGAAGATAAAAATCAAAACGTTCAAGACGAATTGCTTTATTTCAAAATGGCCTTTGTTGATACTGTTTACAGTATATAGGTATCCTTCGTTTTTATAGTAACGACTTTGCAAATGCCagatttcattggtctaccactGTGCGAAATTATTCTGCACAGTCTGAACTATGAGAAATGATTCTGCAAGTCTTTCAACCATTCAATACAATACTAAATCGTTTTTGCTAATAACATGCTGAATCTTTCGATTTAAATGTAAGTAAAAGATAAATATGAAGGCGACATTTCCTAacttacttaaaaaaaaatttgaagagaatGCCAAGGGTtctattgaacaaaaatatagCTCTAAGTTTGAGTTGACAATAACAACATGAATCCTCTGTAACAAATTCAACCAAAAATAAAAGCAAGAACAAAAAAACTTCAGTTTCCTTATAGTTTGGACATGGTGTGTAAGCCAGTATTCCATTACGCAAGGCTTAAATGTTAGAAAATTCTGGGAACTACTGAGTAATCTTAAAAATTGTCCTTAACATGAGACACAAATTTCGATACGCTAAGTGATATAATACCAATTATTTGTTTTGTCATCTTAAAGGtgtttttcaaataaactaaGACACTATAATCATTAAAAgcataatattataaattcAGAAGATTTCTGAACTGCTTTTCTTTTACAAGCGAGTATAACTGGAACTCAATACTATTTTCATTACTATttatttacagaaaaccaaAATGAAAGTAAATTTTTAACACCCTCTATCTCAAAAATGAAGGCCTTGAGGACCCATTATTATGAACTTTTCACCTTATAAATAACTGAGAAATCGTACACTTATTacataacaccctgtataagtaattcgaaaatttccgGTACCTTTCTATCTACAAAACATCAGAAATCAAAAAGATCAGaaaaattaattaccgttttagagatatagagaagagttggtgtttttctaatgggacaccctgtatttttcaaCGGAGATTTTTAGCAGCAGATTCATCGAAAAGCATCCCGCTACcggttttccaaaaatatcaatCGTTTCGAAGATATTGTGTTCTTTGActtcattcttgaaatttttacttttttacttatatcaatatttttcattgatttccaTTTATAtttggagatttaattcatttcttgtctattgtataattgtaatcaagaAATATagagggtgtcccatttaaaaaacacccactttcctctatatctctaaaccagtaattaatttctaaaatATGTTATGGATATCATTGAAAGcataaaaattactggaaaaaacGTTCCAGAATTTTTCGAGTAACTtcaacagaaaccaagatatagcaaaatatatgaaacaataatttttcataaacacACTGTAATTCGAGaacgaaacaaaatatttaagctctgatttctgatatcttattgttgaagtcttatagttctccaAATGATTTCAGTGAacatcaaatttgggacaccctgtatatccaacAACTGAACTacaactataataataataataataataaactttatttagcactcggctattgaaaacaatacaaatgtaatccactaacttaattaaattcttgataaatataactcattaaacattttttgaattctctataattattacaatatttgatcttttcaggtagtttattgaagataactaatcccctgcttaatgtggatttattcattaatgtagtattaactttttctatgtaaaaatcatctcgacgtcgtgtattataattatgtatctcattagcaaattttaggttttcactcaaatattcaggtaacatttcattccttgctttgaagattaaatctaatgttctataaataatcctttgattgacactcatcaatttcaaacaatttaacatatttcttatgggagttcttttattacatttcaaaataattctcatacctctatttaTTCGAGaacattttctttatttattacgTTAAGAAGAATAATAATCTACCTTTCGTATTAATAAATTCGTACtagaatctcaaaaaaaaaaaaaaaaataacaataggtATTTGCAAAAATTTCCGAGTACTGATCTGGAAAATGAGAACAATACAGCTGATTTTCCTAAAGCTCTTGACGAAACAGGACATATGGAGCTCACGAGCCATGCATAAAATGTAATCAACTGTTAATTTTATAGTTGCTTTCGCTGATTGGCAAGTGACCAAGTAGCGCTCGGTATATGGTGCACTGATTGTAAACTACTGTAATGTACATACGTTATAGGGGATTTCGAATTTTGGTTACATCTCGCCGATAGGTACATTAACGAAACGCTGATATAAACATCCTTGTTCTATATTTATCTTCAATTAATACATTAGTTGGTGTATTTTTAGTCTTCGAATGATGAGGATGGTCGCataatttatattcaaaaaatttgcaagTTTTGGGATTTGTTCCAAATGAAAAGTCTCAAATCATTTTGGTGGAAAACGTCGATGGtgcttttccataattttcgaCATCTCATTGTGGTTCAAATACTTGAAACAAaaagataattgaaaaatttttatgctCCTACTTGGTTTCAGGTGCTTTTGAACGTCAGTGGCCACCCCCCAAAGGCTTAGAAATAGGGGGGGtactgattttcaaaatataaaattctagaaatctcgcaaagaggaacgaaaatttctccgaaaaatgaaccaataataatcattttactttcctttgaaagtGAAGAAATCCTTCGAAAATAAAGAAATCCTTCGAAAGTAAAGAATCGGACctctttacggtttatgagtttattatcgtttCAAGATCGTTTAATACAACTACTAactacaaaataacaataaatccaGTTCGCATTTATGACGATGTATCTCTGTAGTTGTtcgtaaaataattttttcggcaaccgtccgggaagtgagcacttcccggactaggccggaaaagaatcatagaatccatagcagccgagataacggctgacagttcatatgaaattagttgtcaaaaatttgcatgtttttttatcgcaatcccaataaaatatggaaagcagcagcgatagtgttattttacatggttgccgaaaaaatattgtacgcaacacgcccgaaaatggtttttttggactcacagacttccaggactcgcttacgctcgtcctggaattttgtctattcgtccaaaaaaaccctattttccggacttgttacgtaaattactattttgctGCGAACTGGTTTATTTTGGCAAAAAACCCAAGAGCCATTTTTTGTTCAGAATGAAACTGGCTATcggaaatgaatttttgaatggtaaacaaataatacgacaaaaagttacattggaaataaattttagggGCTGCGTTTTCCACCCCTTACGACCATGGGGTAAACCAAAATAAATTACTGGCTAAGTGTCTTTTTGGTAGTAGAAAACGTCAGATTAATTTCAATACCGTAACTTTTTTAGTGATTgtaagaaaaattttcatacaaaATTCATGTACCTCCTTAAAGGGACTGTATCTTAACAAGGGATGCTCCAATGAAGTGTCTTTAtatgaaagataatatctttgaaatatgaaaaattacgaAAGTTTTGGTCAACGAACTGCAGCAAAATTTTGGGTGGCCgagtaataatatataatattcaatgataatatttattcacaCATGTTACAAATTAATGATTATATATATGATGTATAAATATTTGCCATTAAAAATTATATGGCctgtcaaaaaaatatataacagaaCACTAATATTTAGGTAGACACTACAGTTACATAATATGAAGTATACAAACATATCACAGATATGCAACATTAACTGACAGAAAAGGTGAGTTAAAAAAACTCAGTCATATTATAAATTGTATCTTCGAGAAGCAAACTCTTTTCCCGTCTCGTGAATGCAGGTAGGCTTAATGTTTCTACATCGCTGGGGAGCTTGTTATAGAGTTTCAGGCATGTATGATTCGGACCTTGTTGTGTTCTCTTTATTCTTGCATATGGGACAGCATAATGATTTTTTCCCCGagtattataattatgataGTTTTCATTTCTCGGGAAGTTGTTCTGGTGTTGATGAACATATTTAACGCAAGCCAGTATGAAGAATGAAGTGATGGTAAGTTAAGTATTTTTTCCCTCTTAAATATTTCTTTACAGCTGTCTGTGTTCTTCATCTGGTATAAGGTCCTTAGAGCAATCTTCTGTTTTATGAGAACTCTTTGCGCATCTGCACATTGTCCCCAGAGCAATATACCATACTATATATGGCCACACTATGGAAACTCGAGTGTTTATTTTGCGGTTTTTATATCGCTTATTTGTCTCATTCGTCTGATTAGGAAGATGGAggttgataattttttacaaAGGTTGTCTATATGCTTACTGCAATTCAGTGATGGTTGAAATTCGAGTCCCAAATATAATAGCGATGAATCAGAGGGCTCTCTGTTTGTGAACAAAAGCTTCTGAtttttgtcgaattcataagaAATCCATTGGCTGAAAACCATCTCTGTGCTTCCGTTTCGCTTGTACTTGTTTTTTCTTGAAGTTCAGTTTTATTGCCTAACTTATTTAGAATTACCACATCATCGGCATAACTACAGCACTTGCTACAtgttatattataaaatatatcgtTATTGAACAAAATGAAGAGAATTGGGCCCAAAATCGATCCCTGAGGGACACCACATTTCACTTCGAGGGGATCAGATCTGCTTTCATTCATGATTGAAATAGTTTGTGTGCCAATCCTCTAATGTCATCATAATACTGCattttttccagcagaattTCGTGACTGACGCTATCGAAGGCTTTACTTGAATCTATGGATGTTATTTCTACTTCCTCCGAGTCATCATATGCTTTTAGCACGGTTTCGAGTACGTCAATCATCGCTGTTATTGTTGACCTGCACCTTCTAAAGCCATGTTGTGCGGTGTGAAGTAGGGCTTTATTTTCCAGGAAGTCAACCAGACGTTTCTTCAACGCTATTTCAAACACGTTTCGATTATATTGGCAGAACTgaaataggtctataatttGAGCGTTCTTCAGTATCTCTACCCTTGTGAATAGGTGTCACCACGGCTATCTTGAGTTCCGCTGGAAAAACTCCTTGTTGGAAACAGTCATTTATGATTTTGCATAATGGTGTTTTTATGTTTTGAACTATAGACTTTACCAACTGAACGTTCATGCCATAGAAATCTTTcgtgtttttgtttttcatttttttcatcgagTCGACCATCTCATTCTCGGTTACCGGATAGAGAAATAATGAATCTGCACCATTTAAATTCATTCTGTGAAGCTGATCAGTTGATGCTTGCAAGGTCGGTCCAACTCTTCCTGCTATTTCTTTGCCTATACCAGTGAGGTATTCATTCATCTTGTGGGCTGTAATAACTTGGTCTGAAGAGCTGGTAtggttttttttgtttgtttgttgttttatcAGCTTCCACATTGCTTTAAGTTCATTTTCAGCTTTTTCGATTCTTCTGGAATTCTTTGTTCTAACAGAGTGGTTAATCGCCTCCTTCAGTTTGATCTTCAGAGAACTGCAGAGTTTCCTACTGCTTTCATCGCCCCTTACATCAGCAATAATTTTCGCAGCCTCAAGTTTGCTTCTCAAGTTCGTTATTTCTTTAGTTTCCCTGTATTTCTTACATGtctttatttttaccctttTCTCAGGAAAAGATgagtggaaaatattcatcagtcTTCTATGAAAATTATGATACTGAGTTTCAGCATCCTCGTCATATGCAAGTGTCCAATCTTCCGTCTTGATCTTCTGTATCAAGAGATCCATATTTTTATCGTTTATTGGTCTGACCATTTTAAAGGATTCTGTTTCAGGACTACAGGGAGTGCATGGcattttgaaaatctgggcgAAATGGTCCGATAGATGAGGTTCGTATGTTATAGTTTTGCAATCTTCACTGTGAGAATTCGTAAATATATTATCAATACAATTTGCTGAACTTTTCGTTTCATGCGATGGATCAGAAAATATATACCCCATATTAAATGACTTGAAAGTTTCGATTATCTTGTTCTTCTCGTTAGATTTCCCCCGAAAAATTACATTATAATCACCTGCGAAGACAATTTATTATCTTTAGGGTATTTTTGCATGCATATTTCAAGCGCCTGATTCATGATGGTTAGAAAGGTTTCAAAGTCCCCTGATGGGGgtcgatatatggccacaaccGTCAAGTTTCTTGTTACCATTCTGACGGCAGTCATCTCTGCTACTTTATCAGATGatagtttctttatttcaggtacttctttgaatgaaatattcttcCTCAAAACTATGGCTGCACCGCCATGTCTTGATGCTCGCCGACAATAGGCACTAGCCACGACGtagttatcaataaaaattctgCTGGCTATATCAGAAGAAAGCCAATGTTCGGTTATACACCCGAGATCAATGTTTTGCTCATTCAGAAAACATGTAAAGTTGTCGATTTTATTACTCAAAGACTGTACATTGATGTTAGCTAAAGTAAAATATTAACTGGCGGTTTTTTTCTTTGtacaattaatttattttttgttttttgttcttgttgtaaggaaaaaaattgtaccTTCTAACGACAACTCCTCTCGGCCAGATTTCATTCTGGGCAACGCTTTCGAGAATTCTAAAGTTGAAACCCActttgaaagatttatttttactGAGATTGGTTTCATGTTTTTTGATTTCTTCtattaaaaaagtttcattatcaaactgaccttctaagaATTTCCGTATATCTTCCACTCTCGTATTCCTGTCAACATTACCAACGTACAACCAAGCAAGACGTTCAACTCCTCTGAAATCCTTTCCATCATCCCTGCTACCTTTAATTATATGGCCTCCTGAACCTGAAGGTAATCTTTGATGGTTTCTTCCCTGAttttgattatttcttgaataCGTGGCACCATCTGTACCAATTGTCTTCAACATTCCATCAATCTTATCGGTAGTTCTTGCTGTTACAGAAGTCTGCTTGATTTCTTGATCGCATATGTTTATTG
It contains:
- the LOC123680428 gene encoding troponin C, isoallergen Bla g 6.0101-like, which translates into the protein MSSDDLSKEQIALLKNAFDTFDVEKKGSIGTVMIGTILGMLGINTTDQMLNEIIAEVDADGSGELEFEEFITLASRFMVEEDAEAMQQELKEAFRLYDKEGNGYITTSTLKEILKELDDNLTSDELDMIITEIDTDGSGTVDFDEFMEVMTGGDD